The following proteins are co-located in the Flammeovirga kamogawensis genome:
- a CDS encoding DcaP family trimeric outer membrane transporter, with protein MKNTFKVFLFFSLYLLISQSAFGQWMRTSVNKKTVLKDHRTTNSPILLHLEKDRDVLSLPLNEENEYIRVWDYLTGKRGYVNKKHLTIIDTLAKAELKVPPVEHKLHRDGAILKIENIEDDNVIVEIDKIPYSIAPYAETKLILKKGYHGFWAYRDGALPFWGSIFLHDSTEHILKIETTAEKDVIIADIEPIIHRKDTVVVESHFKDVVKLLPKIKMDSSKIVDNTHPQDLAKPVNNVDIRGYIKLNGLYDFNGLTSTGGFVPYKIPVGEKNVENRGFYMGARQSRLGFFSRIKTDEGYIKFYVEADFAGGSVSYDYFRLRQAYVQYGYLTVGQTWTTFTDLYSTPLTVDNEGPSSSSSTRQGLIRFEKKVGNSNNEFAVSLETPTKNFGDTIAIDSRQLFPDVASRYKIEYATGQLQFAGLFRVLSQHNIFDDVITKVGYGLMVSGKNSTTNEKHKFYYQAIGGRGITRYISAFSSYNLDAVPSPTKDIYIPFTLGGYITYEYYFHKNLFINFVTGFSWIDNSAWQPGSTFERSYYTSANMFWFPFDRMRVGGSFVQGARVNKDQQRGDASRFQMYIRYDI; from the coding sequence ATGAAAAATACATTTAAAGTATTTTTATTTTTTTCCTTATATCTCCTGATATCACAAAGTGCATTCGGACAATGGATGAGAACATCCGTAAATAAAAAGACTGTTTTAAAAGATCATAGAACAACAAATAGCCCTATTCTTTTACACCTTGAAAAAGATAGAGACGTTTTATCCCTGCCACTTAACGAGGAAAATGAGTATATAAGAGTTTGGGATTACCTAACTGGTAAAAGAGGATATGTAAATAAAAAACACCTCACTATTATAGATACCCTAGCCAAGGCAGAATTAAAAGTCCCTCCTGTTGAGCATAAACTACACCGTGATGGTGCTATTCTTAAAATTGAGAATATTGAAGATGATAATGTTATTGTTGAAATAGATAAAATACCTTATAGCATTGCTCCTTATGCCGAAACTAAACTCATATTAAAAAAAGGATATCACGGTTTTTGGGCTTACAGAGATGGTGCCCTACCATTTTGGGGATCTATATTTTTACATGATAGTACAGAGCATATTTTAAAGATTGAAACTACAGCAGAAAAGGATGTTATTATTGCAGATATAGAACCTATTATCCATAGAAAAGACACTGTTGTTGTAGAAAGCCATTTTAAAGATGTAGTGAAATTATTACCTAAAATTAAAATGGATTCATCTAAAATTGTAGATAATACTCACCCTCAAGATTTAGCAAAACCTGTTAATAATGTAGACATTAGGGGTTACATAAAATTAAATGGACTTTATGATTTTAATGGCCTAACAAGTACAGGTGGTTTTGTTCCTTATAAAATTCCTGTAGGAGAAAAAAATGTTGAAAATAGGGGCTTTTATATGGGGGCTAGGCAATCTAGACTCGGTTTCTTTTCTAGAATAAAAACAGATGAAGGGTATATCAAATTCTATGTTGAAGCTGACTTTGCAGGAGGTAGCGTTTCATATGACTATTTTAGGTTAAGACAAGCCTATGTACAATATGGCTATTTAACTGTTGGGCAAACATGGACAACTTTTACAGATCTCTACTCTACTCCTCTTACTGTAGATAATGAGGGTCCGAGTAGTTCTTCGTCTACAAGACAAGGTTTAATACGATTTGAAAAGAAAGTAGGGAATAGTAATAACGAATTTGCTGTAAGTTTAGAAACTCCTACCAAGAATTTTGGCGATACAATTGCCATAGACAGTAGACAACTATTTCCTGATGTTGCATCTCGTTATAAAATTGAATATGCAACCGGACAATTACAATTTGCAGGTTTATTTAGAGTACTTTCTCAACACAATATATTTGATGATGTGATTACAAAAGTAGGATATGGATTGATGGTTAGTGGTAAAAACAGCACAACTAATGAGAAACATAAATTCTATTATCAAGCAATTGGAGGAAGAGGTATCACGCGTTATATTTCAGCATTTTCATCATATAATTTAGATGCTGTTCCCAGCCCTACTAAAGACATCTACATTCCTTTTACTTTAGGTGGGTACATTACATATGAATATTACTTCCACAAAAACTTATTTATTAATTTTGTAACGGGTTTTTCTTGGATTGATAATTCCGCTTGGCAGCCAGGATCAACCTTTGAGAGAAGCTATTATACAAGTGCCAATATGTTTTGGTTTCCTTTTGATAGAATGCGTGTAGGCGGAAGTTTTGTACAAGGAGCACGTGTAAATAAAGATCAGCAAAGAGGTGATGCTTCTAGATTCCAAATGTATATTCGTTATGACATTTAG